A stretch of the Ornithodoros turicata isolate Travis chromosome 4, ASM3712646v1, whole genome shotgun sequence genome encodes the following:
- the LOC135391192 gene encoding uncharacterized protein LOC135391192, whose translation MDGCQIDEFAPSTSGAPRKVPSLGLSSQRKTAHLLAGMCSAEGFGDEAVRRSASPQFTNQWLPSQSAPNILNSKEANETVRCPEPCSSTLHLARLNDADENATLDSAQERVYDATQSFVAGEAVDSSSERNTTTESDSTQRTPPV comes from the exons ATGGACG GTTGCCAGATCGACGAGTTCGCCCCTTCAACCTCAGGCGCACCGAGGAAAG TACCGAGCCTTGGGCTGAGCTCGCAGCGCAAGACAGCTCACCTCTTGGCTGGGATGTGCAGTGCCGAGGGATTCGGCGATGAGGCTGTGAGGAGAAGCGCTTCGCCACAGTTCACCAACCAGTGGCTGCCCTCGCAAAGTGCTCCCAACATACTCAACTCTAAAG AGGCGAATGAGACAGTTCGGTGCCCCGAGCCCTGCAGCAGCACTCTGCATCTGGCTAGGCTCAACGATGCAGATGAAAATGCGACTTTGGATTCCGCGCAAGAACGCGTCTATGACGCCACACAGT CCTTTGTGGCAGGTGAAGCTGTGGACTCCAGCAGTGAGAGAAACACTACGACCG AGTCAGACAGCACACAACGAACAC CACCCGTGTAA
- the LOC135391191 gene encoding uncharacterized protein LOC135391191, which yields MAASACAGLLLVAIAAIGTTYTYNVMLASRLEALHKLTSTASKENNESSTDLSENRTNFDIFNPFNNSEDDYLVKRRVRGRSSWNLKQRWAGKQKTSSKTTAAGASSHQLWCFVRREALASSQYGFGRLPLGLCSVIVYQSVIITFKDIRVDLASQDIDFDERRGGMKKLASLKRLNPSIQVYVQLGEPDQPPMLHSADQKRKRDSPNGVLQALLTASDAVLQDFATGVSLWISSRHLDGLAVDLRGAVLSLEPNDTGTNITTRFAHICYERLRKDDVGFVLLLPEDPVLFARYDMNALLNTGSLKLIQKSHYVSGLTKASCLSPYKAPDLSVERIVNRTLNAVPNLMSRVLLSVTFTGAFFFVDDELARNPANVTAFMQAAYHGFLPYREVCRRVLRGQWWAVTNVATDCIEAGRATEWASCFGPASGYWLVSLKGVLGGLAVFDVDGDDFDGSCGERHILLSRLQDLLA from the exons ATGGCAGCCAGTGCATGTGCGGGTCTGCTCCTTGTAGCAATCGCAGCGATCGGCACGACTTACACCTACAATGTTATGTTAGCGTCCAGGCTAG AAGCGCTTCACAAGTTGACTTCTACCGCATCAAAAG AGAATAATGAAAGCAGCA CTGACTTGTCCGAAAACAGGACGAACTTCGACATCTTTAACCCTTTCAACAACA GCGAAGACGACTACCTCGTGAAACGTCGCGTGAGGGGACGTTCCTCTTGGAACTTGAAACAGCGCTGGGCCGGAAAACAGAAGACCTCGTCCAAGACCACGGCGGCCGGTGCATCGAGTCACCAGCTGTGGTGCTTCGTCCGTCGTGAAGCCCTCGCGTCGAGCCAGTATGGTTTTGGACGTCTTCCCTTAGGGTTGTGTTCTGTCATCGTGTACCAGAGCGTCATCATCACGTTCAAGGACATACGAGTGGACCTGGCTTCTCAAGACATAGACTTCGATGAGCGCCGGG GAGGGATGAAAAAGTTGGCTTCGCTCAAAAGACTTAATCCGAGTATCCAAGTGTACGTGCAGTTAGGCGAGCCGGATCAACCTCCCATGCTGCACTCAGCGGACCAAAAACGCAAGAGGGACAGCC CGAACGGGGTCCTCCAGGCATTGCTCACCGCGAGCGATGCCGTCCTGCAGGACTTTGCCACCGGCGTGTCCCTGTGGATATCTTCACGACACCTGGACGGACTCGCGGTAGACCTCCGAGGGGCTGTTCTCTCACTGGAGCCCAATGACACGGGGACTAACATCACGACCCGCTTCGCTCAT ATCTGTTACGAGCGACTACGCAAGGATGATGTAGGGTTCGTTCTGCTACTGCCGGAGGACCCAGTGCTATTTGCCCGTTACGACATGAACGCCCTTTTAAACAC AGGATCTCTAAAGCTTATTCAGAAAAGCCACTATGTGAGTGGACTCACAAAGGCGTCCTGTCTGTCTCCCTACAAAGCGCCTGATCTCAGTGTG GAGCGCATCGTGAACCGCACCTTGAATGCCGTGCCGAACCTGATGTCCAGGGTTCTGCTCTCGGTCACCTTTACTGGTGCCTTCTTTTTCGTGGACGACGAGCTCGCTCGCAACCCTGCCAACGTCACTGCCTTCATGCAGGCTGCCTACCACGGATTCCTGCCATACCGAGAG GTGTGCCGACGTGTGCTACGCGGCCAGTGGTGGGCTGTCACGAACGTGGCAACGGACTGCATTGAAGCCGGGCGAGCCACCGAGTGGGCATCGTGCTTTGGTCCCGCCAGTGGATATTGGCTC GTGTCACTGAAGGGCGTCCTCGGTGGCCTTGCAGTGTTCGACGTCGACGGCGATGATTTCGACGGGTCGTGCGGGGAGCGGCACATTTTGCTTTCCAGACTTCAAGACTTGCTTGCTTGA
- the LOC135392744 gene encoding chitinase-like protein 3, whose amino-acid sequence MIVTDLPACTLRCSLMRTPTYLWMCALISSGQQASIKEKPLWCFYTPHTPSSNVTYQPVDIPVEYCSVVAYAYIGLTDSGRNLSSLHPEIDYGSGGFYKLKGLKEKQLDLLIYLAIGGSETDSALFGIAVEDASVRAELINSIVLWLNYFDYDGVVLHIDHPESYTTTDNTNDLIMAMGNILKGHRKGFSVILPPEASRRNTLFSPFDYAVMLDVYVIQWSHNILESPDVPSCPAPLYADDGLSVAGILNSILSSYDTRRLQTMLNKFMFTFSFAGLKYHIHKPTGRHRKLRPVRRMAAVDLRSATTVAYHEICENVVRRRWNSTYNAESGCMDSGDLSTWVSYPGRPPRSILSLIGGAVAFDLQMDDFMGLCGRKNPLTRTLYHLLNK is encoded by the exons ATGATAGTGACTGACCTTCCTGCATGCACTTTGCGCTGCTCGCTGATGAGAACGCCTACATATTTGTGGATGTGTGCCCTTATTTCGTCAGGGCAACAAG CCTCAATTAAAGAGAAGCCGCTGTGGTGTTTCTACACGCCCCACACACCTAGCAGCAATGTCACATATCAACCGGTGGACATCCCCGTGGAATATTGCAGCGTGGTGGCGTACGCTTATATCGGCCTCACGGATAGCGGGCGCAATCTCTCCAGCCTTCATCCCGAAATTGATTATGGCTCAG GAGGGTTCTACAAATTAAAGGGACTAAAGGAGAAACAATTGGATTTGTTGATTTACCTGGCTATTGGGGGCTCCGAAACAGATAGCGCCCTTTTCGGCATAGCTGTGGAGGATGCGAGCGTCCGAGCCGAACTAATCAACAGTATCGTGCTGTGGCTGAATTACTTCGACTATGACGGCGTCGTGTTGCATATCGACCATCCTGAAAGCTATACGACGACAGATAATACAAACGATTTGATCATG GCTATGGGGAACATACTGAAAGGACATCGGAAAGGATTTTCTGTGATCCTGCCCCCTGAAGCGAGTCGTCGCAACACCCTTTTTTCCCCGTTCGACTATGCCGT GATGCTCGACGTGTATGTGATTCAATGGAGCCATAACATTCTGGAATCGCCCGATGTTCCTTCTTGTCCCGCGCCTTTGTACGCCGATGACGGCTTATCAGTG GCTGGCATCCTCAATTCCATCCTATCTTCATACGATACAAGGAGACTTCAGACTATGCTGAACAAGTTTATGTTTACGTTTTCGTTCGCTGGGTTGAAGTATCATATTCATAAGCCGACGGGAAGGCATCGCAAGCTCCGTCCCGTAAGGCGAATGGCGGCCGTGGATCTGCGCTCTGCAACTACCGTGGCCTACCACGAG ATCTGCGAGAATGTGGTCAGGCGTCGCTGGAACAGCACATACAATGCTGAATCGGGCTGTATGGACAGCGGTGATCTGTCAACGTGGGTGTCGTACCCTGGTCGGCCGCCCCGTTCCATCCTT AGCCTGATTGGAGGAGCTGTGGCCTTCGATTTGCAAATGGACGATTTCATGGGCCTCTGCGGCAGGAAGAACCCGCTTACCAGGACGTTGTATCACCTGCTTAATAAATAA
- the LOC135392745 gene encoding MYG1 exonuclease-like isoform X2 → MLRAFTKLCRKTGTAKSTNLFNFTVISGRSQCTMSGEPLTKKVHQEEDSSKIGTHNGTFHCDDALACFLLKQLPQYRNAEIVRTRNQELLATCDVVVDVGGVYDPSKNRYDHHQRTFNETMNSLDSSKKWTTKLSSAGLVYFHFGRDIIAEVLNWNSDDKKNLEKIYDKVYENFIEEVDAIDNGIHTHDGEPRYRISTNLSSRVAHLNPSWNTPNQDFDAGFDKAMKLTGEEFLERVHFYYNTWMPARNLVLSAVNARIKVDNMGSIMELNQGGCPWKDHLLDIEKELGIEGDVKLVIYTDQEGSWRVQGVPPVLGSFECRVYLPEKWRGLRDDKLSEESAIKGCIFVHSSGFIGGNKTREGALEMAMHTLKAHSL, encoded by the exons ATGCTGCGTGCGTTTACCAAACTTTGTAGGAAGACTGGGACCGCGAAATCTACGAATCTGTTCAACTTTACAG TGATTTCAGGCCGGTCACAGTGCACCATGTCTGGTGAACCATTGACAAAGAAGGTTCACCAAGAGGAGGATTCTAGCAAGATTGGGACTCATAACGGCACATTCCACTGTGACGATGCTCTTGCCTGCTTTCTCCTGAAGCAATTGCCACAGTATCGAAACGCTGAGATCGTGAG AACCCGTAACCAGGAACTTCTGGCTACCTGCGATGTCGTCGTCGACGTCGGAGGAGTCTACGATCCGTCAAAAAATCGCTACGATCATCATCAAAG AACGTTCAATGAAACCATGAATTCGTTAGACTCTTCGAAAAAGTGGACGACGAAACTGAGCAGCGCCGGCCTCGTGTACTTCCACTTTGGCCGCGACATCATTGCAGAAGTCCTGAACTGGAACAGTGACGACAAAAAGAATTTGGAAAAAATTTACGACAAGGTGTATGAGAACTTCATCGAAGAGGTGGATGCCATCGACAATGGTATTCATACACACGATGGTGAACCAAG GTATCGCATTTCGACTAACCTCAGCTCAAGGGTGGCGCATCTCAACCCATCATGGAACACTCCGAACCAAGATTTTGAT GCAGGATTTGATAAGGCAATGAAACTGACTGGTGAAGAATTTCTCGAGCGTGTTCATTTCTATTATAATACCTGGATGCCAGCGCGGAACTTGGTCTTATCAGCAGTCAACGCACGAATCAAG GTTGATAACATGGGTAGCATCATGGAATTAAATCAAGGAGGCTGTCCATGGAAAGATCATTTGTTGGACATCGAAAAAGAACTGGGCATAGAGGGCGATGTGAAGCTTGTCATCTACACTGATCAAGAGGGCTCGTGGAGGGTACAAGGCGTACCTCCAGTTCTTGGGTCTTTTGAGTGCAG AGTCTATCTCCCAGAAAAGTGGCGTGGTCTTAGAGACGACAAGCTCTCGGAAGAAAGTGCAATCAAAGGCTGCATATTTGTGCATTCGAGCGGTTTCATTGGTGGAAACAAGACGCGGGAAGGAGCCCTCGAAATGGCCATGCATACTTTAAAGGCACACTCATTGTAG
- the LOC135392745 gene encoding MYG1 exonuclease-like isoform X1: protein MLRAFTKLCRKTGTAKSTNLFNFTGDIPISCYVKLHETVSVISGRSQCTMSGEPLTKKVHQEEDSSKIGTHNGTFHCDDALACFLLKQLPQYRNAEIVRTRNQELLATCDVVVDVGGVYDPSKNRYDHHQRTFNETMNSLDSSKKWTTKLSSAGLVYFHFGRDIIAEVLNWNSDDKKNLEKIYDKVYENFIEEVDAIDNGIHTHDGEPRYRISTNLSSRVAHLNPSWNTPNQDFDAGFDKAMKLTGEEFLERVHFYYNTWMPARNLVLSAVNARIKVDNMGSIMELNQGGCPWKDHLLDIEKELGIEGDVKLVIYTDQEGSWRVQGVPPVLGSFECRVYLPEKWRGLRDDKLSEESAIKGCIFVHSSGFIGGNKTREGALEMAMHTLKAHSL from the exons ATGCTGCGTGCGTTTACCAAACTTTGTAGGAAGACTGGGACCGCGAAATCTACGAATCTGTTCAACTTTACAGGTGACATTCCGATTTCGTGCTACGTGAAGCTACATGAAACAGTTTCAGTGATTTCAGGCCGGTCACAGTGCACCATGTCTGGTGAACCATTGACAAAGAAGGTTCACCAAGAGGAGGATTCTAGCAAGATTGGGACTCATAACGGCACATTCCACTGTGACGATGCTCTTGCCTGCTTTCTCCTGAAGCAATTGCCACAGTATCGAAACGCTGAGATCGTGAG AACCCGTAACCAGGAACTTCTGGCTACCTGCGATGTCGTCGTCGACGTCGGAGGAGTCTACGATCCGTCAAAAAATCGCTACGATCATCATCAAAG AACGTTCAATGAAACCATGAATTCGTTAGACTCTTCGAAAAAGTGGACGACGAAACTGAGCAGCGCCGGCCTCGTGTACTTCCACTTTGGCCGCGACATCATTGCAGAAGTCCTGAACTGGAACAGTGACGACAAAAAGAATTTGGAAAAAATTTACGACAAGGTGTATGAGAACTTCATCGAAGAGGTGGATGCCATCGACAATGGTATTCATACACACGATGGTGAACCAAG GTATCGCATTTCGACTAACCTCAGCTCAAGGGTGGCGCATCTCAACCCATCATGGAACACTCCGAACCAAGATTTTGAT GCAGGATTTGATAAGGCAATGAAACTGACTGGTGAAGAATTTCTCGAGCGTGTTCATTTCTATTATAATACCTGGATGCCAGCGCGGAACTTGGTCTTATCAGCAGTCAACGCACGAATCAAG GTTGATAACATGGGTAGCATCATGGAATTAAATCAAGGAGGCTGTCCATGGAAAGATCATTTGTTGGACATCGAAAAAGAACTGGGCATAGAGGGCGATGTGAAGCTTGTCATCTACACTGATCAAGAGGGCTCGTGGAGGGTACAAGGCGTACCTCCAGTTCTTGGGTCTTTTGAGTGCAG AGTCTATCTCCCAGAAAAGTGGCGTGGTCTTAGAGACGACAAGCTCTCGGAAGAAAGTGCAATCAAAGGCTGCATATTTGTGCATTCGAGCGGTTTCATTGGTGGAAACAAGACGCGGGAAGGAGCCCTCGAAATGGCCATGCATACTTTAAAGGCACACTCATTGTAG
- the LOC135392745 gene encoding MYG1 exonuclease-like isoform X3, which produces MLRAFTKLCRKTGTAKSTNLFNFTGRSQCTMSGEPLTKKVHQEEDSSKIGTHNGTFHCDDALACFLLKQLPQYRNAEIVRTRNQELLATCDVVVDVGGVYDPSKNRYDHHQRTFNETMNSLDSSKKWTTKLSSAGLVYFHFGRDIIAEVLNWNSDDKKNLEKIYDKVYENFIEEVDAIDNGIHTHDGEPRYRISTNLSSRVAHLNPSWNTPNQDFDAGFDKAMKLTGEEFLERVHFYYNTWMPARNLVLSAVNARIKVDNMGSIMELNQGGCPWKDHLLDIEKELGIEGDVKLVIYTDQEGSWRVQGVPPVLGSFECRVYLPEKWRGLRDDKLSEESAIKGCIFVHSSGFIGGNKTREGALEMAMHTLKAHSL; this is translated from the exons ATGCTGCGTGCGTTTACCAAACTTTGTAGGAAGACTGGGACCGCGAAATCTACGAATCTGTTCAACTTTACAG GCCGGTCACAGTGCACCATGTCTGGTGAACCATTGACAAAGAAGGTTCACCAAGAGGAGGATTCTAGCAAGATTGGGACTCATAACGGCACATTCCACTGTGACGATGCTCTTGCCTGCTTTCTCCTGAAGCAATTGCCACAGTATCGAAACGCTGAGATCGTGAG AACCCGTAACCAGGAACTTCTGGCTACCTGCGATGTCGTCGTCGACGTCGGAGGAGTCTACGATCCGTCAAAAAATCGCTACGATCATCATCAAAG AACGTTCAATGAAACCATGAATTCGTTAGACTCTTCGAAAAAGTGGACGACGAAACTGAGCAGCGCCGGCCTCGTGTACTTCCACTTTGGCCGCGACATCATTGCAGAAGTCCTGAACTGGAACAGTGACGACAAAAAGAATTTGGAAAAAATTTACGACAAGGTGTATGAGAACTTCATCGAAGAGGTGGATGCCATCGACAATGGTATTCATACACACGATGGTGAACCAAG GTATCGCATTTCGACTAACCTCAGCTCAAGGGTGGCGCATCTCAACCCATCATGGAACACTCCGAACCAAGATTTTGAT GCAGGATTTGATAAGGCAATGAAACTGACTGGTGAAGAATTTCTCGAGCGTGTTCATTTCTATTATAATACCTGGATGCCAGCGCGGAACTTGGTCTTATCAGCAGTCAACGCACGAATCAAG GTTGATAACATGGGTAGCATCATGGAATTAAATCAAGGAGGCTGTCCATGGAAAGATCATTTGTTGGACATCGAAAAAGAACTGGGCATAGAGGGCGATGTGAAGCTTGTCATCTACACTGATCAAGAGGGCTCGTGGAGGGTACAAGGCGTACCTCCAGTTCTTGGGTCTTTTGAGTGCAG AGTCTATCTCCCAGAAAAGTGGCGTGGTCTTAGAGACGACAAGCTCTCGGAAGAAAGTGCAATCAAAGGCTGCATATTTGTGCATTCGAGCGGTTTCATTGGTGGAAACAAGACGCGGGAAGGAGCCCTCGAAATGGCCATGCATACTTTAAAGGCACACTCATTGTAG